A window of Perca fluviatilis unplaced genomic scaffold, GENO_Pfluv_1.0 PFLUV_unplaced_scaf_1, whole genome shotgun sequence genomic DNA:
ctacgtaagatcctaccgatcaccgctctgtctttggctggtccgatctggatcagcggggaccggcggCAGGCCAGCGAAGCGTGTGTTTTGGCCCGGAAGAGACGCGACGCCACGGGGGTCCTCGCCTCCgcgccgccggagctcagattgctggtcggcggcatatataatcataaaacacattgtcacctgttaaatgttatccatgctgtttgttcttttcatttcctatcgaacataattaagcagtacaaaagtccggcatctttagcgttgatctaaatgcttcggacccctgttccaagatggcggcgggttttgacgatatgtttagaacctcacggcgactatctatgggagcaaggatcacatttgaactatatcgatatagcgatatggtctaattccatatctcatttaaaaatatatcgatatatttgtttatatcgatatatcgcccagccctaggacAGGTCTGTAAAACAGAGTTTCTCCTCAAAGACTCATGCAAAAGCTCCACTTTAAATCCTGTTTTTATATTCGATACACAGGACAGAAAGGTGAGACTGATTGTCAtaatggagtcttgtctccagtAGAGtaaggacagaaagatgacattagtcctggagtcttgtctccattagaggacagaaagatgacattagtcctggagtctaaaaaattaaaaaaaaaaaaaaatttaaaaaaaaaaaaaaaagtttttttttttaaaaaaaaaaaaaatgaattagtttggtctccattagaggacagaaagatgacattagtcctggagtcttgtctccattagaggacagaaagatgacattagtcctggagtcttgtctccattagaggacagaaagatgacattagtcctggagtcttgtctccattagaggacagaaagatgacattagtcctggagtcttgtctccattaaaaaaaattttttttaaaaaaaaaaaaaaaaattttttttttttttttttttttttaaaaaaaaaaaaaaaaaaaattatttttgatttttgtctagaggacagaaagatgacattagtcctggagtcttgtctccattagagggaCAGAAAggtgacattagtcctggagtctttccaatgttcctgttctcccagaaagagaatgaatgacagagcaggatgagcagagagcagaaatcattcagtgaagagattcagactttattttctgCTTGATCGCTTCctagtttctccagcagcttctgtttctggagattaaaaagtggtcttcctctcttaaccaggacccatcagagaccagaccctgctgaacctgaacctgaacctgaacctggacctgaacccagctgtgtgtccatgaagagtcACCGGTCCATGCAGATACCactactttaaaaataaaaagacctttaaggagagagcgagggagaaatggaggagagagatggagagatggagagacttGAAAGGCAGAAGGAGCAACTTGAAAGGTAAATTGAAATAttaagaagaaggaggaggtgagTTGTGAACATCCAGCAAACTGGAACGAGTCTCATTGGATGTAACTCCCCCGTCCTGGGTTGTTTTGGGTCATGTCAGTCTCATGCACACCTcacttaaatattttttttttttttttgtggaaaggaATTATTGTAACTGATGACTGGGTGGTGATGGGGCAGTGGTTTatacatgcctttggtgtgggagacctgagttcgattcccactgtgatacatcaaccaatgtgtccctgagcaagacacttaaaccctagttgctccagaggcgtgcaacctctgacatgtattgcaattgtaagtcgctttggataaaagcgtcagctaaatgacatgtaatgaaatgagaatatttttgcaaaataatatcctgtctcactCAAAATATCTTTCTGTTTATTCtgaattcaaaatatattttcattgaGGTTTGGACAGAAAGTAAAGCATTATTGGCATTTAACTGTTAACAATTAGGCCGATagacattaatattaatattatattttatgcagGAAGACTTTAACTGAAGATGTGACcctcaataaatgtgtttttctatcagGACCAGACCAAGTTCACCTGAATGCGTTATTAACTTTAAAGGAGAGCAACCCTCTACTGAAAAGAGGTAAGctgttaataatataatatttctgATTCATGGTCTAATTTTTATGTATCCTGAGAAGTATTTGGAGTTTATTTTCAGCATATTTCTTCTTCACATGCATTTACattctcacatctgaaagtTGAAAGAGTTGAAGCCAGTCTTCAACTCTTGACTTCAGGTAAATATTGGAtctggtttggtccaatatattctctggtgttttagctttttaaccCAATTatttgtatagtttattgaactTCTTTGTGTTAATCTTGTTTTAGTTGCTGCTTGTGTCTCCAGcagtgtttgtgtctgaacacTAAAACCTGAATTTCCATCCCTGTTGGTCTTACTCTCTGTGTAACAGGATCCATCAAAGACCAGACtctgctgaacctgaacccagctgtgtgtccttcaagAGTGACCGGTCAAAAgatcacttttttgactttaAACATCAACAAACCTCTGCTGAAAAGAAGTAAGCTGTTAACAGAGATGGgaaagtagatttttcagatattttatacactttactatttattttttgtgccaactttttacttttactccttgtatttttaaaggtgctctaagtgatgtgacgagttttttaggctacaacattttttgtcacatacagcaaacatctcctcactatccccTAGCGCCTGCCTCCCTGAACATACTGTAAAAATATCAcggtctctgaagacagcccaggctccacaaacgccaacaaaaacaaactggcgccaacctgcacaatgaaccataacaaactctgttccagccaataaccgacaagaagttggttgagtcatgaacGCGCATTGTGGGAAGTGcttaacgctgctgcagtgatggctcaaccagctccttcttgtcgttattatttttcttcatCAATACCAAAtccaatctaattggatgggaatatacgttGTTATAATGTGCTGCAAATTGTGCCAACGAAAACACCACAAACTGCTGGCTTTCAAGAATTCACCATCTaattagacacacacatagaggttaatgcatatttttgttgttatcaAAAGCTATTTGCTCTTTGTTTCAGTAACTTTATTAAGTTTATGTTAATGGTCAGTTACATTTGTTCTCCTGCTAGCAAAGATGATGCCTTCCTTTGCTAGCATTTAGTTAAGTAACCCAGTAATGCGTTAAAGGCTAGCGAgcgttcagtttatttgaaaataatctaatactAGCTGATACAATATCGTACTGTATCGCTTTATATTAAAAATGAATTCAGTAACTTGATTAAGTGTAACAGTGCTGTAGTAACGCGTTATTTTACTCATGGCTGTTCTTGTTTTCGAGACCACttaagttaacgttaacgttacttggtcttgtctcaaattgaatttattttgggctaatgttaacgttaatgtCTCAAACCTCTCAGACGTAAGTTAGAGGACTCGTgtttgaattctcacagaatcacaattgaatttaTATCTTGCTACttagtcagaatcttattaacctggagtcccagtctctgtcacaataatcataggTATATGTGATattttaggcctattggcagacatccatttaaaatgtaggcaatggcatataaagagcctttgttccatgtccactgtttctcagcttgcactctagtaaaatttgtgtggtccaggtaggtCATTcacaaggctacttttacttttatacttaagttaatttccaagcctgtactttgttacttttacttgagtagagaAGTTAactcagtacttctacttttaccagtgtattttttaacacaagtatctgtacttctacttgatcTGAGATTGATTGAGTACTTTTGCAATCTCTGGctgttaataatattataatattgctgattcattttaacttttatgtatcCAGAGACGTTTGggaatttctttctttcttcttcacatatatgTATTTTCTTACATCTGAAAGCTGTACAGTCAGACCAGTCTTCAACGGTAGATCTTAATTTAATACTGGACCTGGTTTTGTCCAATATTATCTGATGTTTTAGCCCCCATTGGGTTGGGTCGGGATGTATGCGCTTCAGAGTGCCCCTTCCAGGGTTACTTCACTTGCACATCCCCCCTGGAGAACCAGCGATCCTTGGTAAGTGTTTGTGTCGACTTAGTCAGGACACTATCTGCCTTGAGAAGACTTCAACCATTTGAGTCTGGACACTTAAGGCCAAGTTTCAGTGAGTGGGTTCATGACCAGATTGTTTCCCCCCAAGTCTCCTGACCCAAATTGGTTAAAATGCAAAATTCTCCCCAAATGTTGGATGTGGGTTTGCCAGTTGGATGTCAGATGAGAAGTCAATAAGGGGAAACAAAAAAAGGGAACCACCATCCAACAGTATCCTCAGTAAAGGTCAGCAGTTCTCCCCGACTACAAACAGGCCATCTGAGCTCTGCGTCCCCCTCCTGAGTCAGCTGATGGTTTGCCAAAATTGTTTTCAGGCCAACTGAAGGTTTTTCACCGTTGACTCCCCAAACTTCTTCTACCTACAAATATTTGGCTCCATGACGACATAAGCTGCAGACCTCCTGGCCTCATGATACCagtctgctgctgcaggagTCCTTTAGGCCAACCATGTTGTTGCCCTTGTTAACTTCTTAGTCTTTCTGTTGATTCACAATGGGGTCAGCACTAGCACCAACACTTTAATGTCAGGGGAAACCATCTGATTCAATGTTATAATCAACACTTTAAGTCACAGGACCTTtaccttgtgtttgtctctgtgcggacagacatgatgtgagctaattcttcctgattccttcacagagtggaccaggagagctcagaggttcccagtggtcagtctgcccagcagcatcaaacacacctggaTTCCATTTTTATGGTCTGTACATTTACAACTactacttttacatctattctGTTCACAATCATCTCCATGCTGCACGTTTTAGACCAGAGGATTGTCAGTCTGTACAACATGGATCTGATGTTTGCTTCcatgatttcagtttgatttgattCATATAATCTTttgttccagctgctggaggacAACATCTTCACTTATGTGAAGAACGAActgaagaagatccagaagcttcTGAGTCAGGATTACCCAGAATGCTCGGAGAGTCAgtgggaggatgaggatgaagagcataggagcagcagagaggcatttctgaagatcacactgcacttcctgaggagaatgaagcaggaTGAGCTGGCTGACCGTACTGCAGAAGATTTCATAATTAAGAGGTTTCTTCTAATTAATACTGAAAGGACGTTTACTACTATCTCCAGAAATGGGTCAAAGTATGTTCATGTTTCATTATAAATCACTTACTGATCTTCATTGTTCTATATTCATTCAGGAAGTCAAGCTGGAGTTTGTAAGCGTAAACTCAAATCTAAACTAAACAAGAAGTTCCAgagtgtgtttgaggggattgctaaagcaggaaacccaacccttctgaatcagatgttcacagagatctacatcacaaagggagggactgcagaggtcaatgctgaacatgaggtcagacagattgaaaaagcatccaggaaaccaaacggaccagaaacaacaatcagacatgaaaacatatttaaagccccacctggaagagatgaaccaatcagaacagtgatgacaaagggagtggctggcatcgggaaaacagtcttaacacagaagttcactctggactgggctgaagacaaagttaaccaggacatccagttcacatttccattcaccttcagagaactgaatgtgctgaaagagagaaagtacagcttggtggaacttgttgattacttctttagtgaaaccaaagaagcaggaatctgcaggtttgaagagttccaGGTTGTTTTCATCTTTGatggtctggatgagtgtcgacttcctctggacttcatcaacactgagatcctgactgatgttacaaagtccacctcagtgggtgtgctgctgacaaacctcatcagggggaatctgcttccctctgctcgcctctggataaccacacgacctgcagcagccaatcagatccctcctgggtgtgttgacatggtgacagaggtcagagggttcactgaccctcagaaggaggagtacttcaggaagagattcagagatgaggagcaggccagcggaatcatctcccacatcaagaaatcacgaagcctccacatcatgtgccacatcccagtcttctgctggatcactgctacagttctggaggatgtgttgaagaccagagagggaggagagctgcccaagaccctgactgagatgtacatccatttcctggtggttcagtccaaagtgaagaacatcaagtatgatggaggagctgagacagATTCACACTGGAGTCCAGAGAGCAGGAAGATGATCAAGTCTttgggaaaactggcttttgaacagctgcagaaaggcaacctgatcttctatgaatcagacctgagagagtgtggcatcgatatcagAGCAGCCTCCGTGtgctcaggagtgttcacacagatctttaaagaggagagaggactgtaccaggacaaggtgttcagcttcatccatctgagtgttcaggagtttctggctgctcttcatgtccatctgacattcaccaactctggagtcaacctgctgtcagaaGAACAAACATCATCATGGCTGCCTAAATTCttcaaagaaaaactaaaatatctccaccagagtgctgtggacaaagCCTTACAaagtccaaatggacacctggacttgttcctccgcttcctcctgggtctttcactgcagaccaatcagagtCTCCTACGAGGTCtgctgacacagacaggaagtagctcaGAGACGAATCAGGAAACAGTCAAGTACATCAAGGAGaagatcagtgagaatctgtctgcagagagaagcatcaatctgttccactgtctgaatgaactgaatgatcgttctctagtggagcagatccaacagtccctgagatcaggaagtctctccacagataaactgtctcctgctcagtggtcagctctggtcttcatcttactgtcatcagaagaagatctggacgtgtttgacctgaagaaatactctgcttcagaggatgctcttctgaggctgctgccagtggtcaaagcctccaacaaagctctgtaagtgggatttattcatcaataaatgctctgatatctttcaacatgagttaaatataaataacttgtttccttcctgttgtctctccagactgagtggcagtaacctgtcagagagaagctgtgaagctctgtcctcagttctcagctcccagtcctctagtctgagagagctggacctgagtaacaacgcgctgcaggattcaggagggaagctgatctctgatggactgaagagtccacactgcacactggaaactctcaggtcaggattcaTTAACCCATTGAACTGATGACCATTTAAACTCTGATTAACTTCAGTTGACAAAACAGCTAACATGTAGCTTTGTGTCTGTTTATATGATAAACTTGGGCAGtagttattaattatataattattcatttctagAATCAAAGTTACTGTCCATGAGGATGTTTCATTGTTTACTGTTGTtgtcaaataattaaaaaacacaaattttaaatatgtattcTTAATCTGGACCAAAATGTACCTGGACAGCAAGCTCCCCGTGTTGACAGAgggttcctgtgtgttgttctgtgtgtttgcagtctgtcaggctgtctgatgtcagaggaaggctgttcttcactggtctcagctctgagctccaacccctcccacctgagagagctggacctgagctacaataatccaggagactcaggagtgaagctactGTCAGCGGGACTGAAGGATCctctctggagactggacactctcaggtacaaTCACTGATGAACAAAAATGAGATATTTGTGTAGAAGTTTTAAAGGAGAACATCTCTAAAAGAACTAAAAAGATAACTCCCTATTGTTAATTTATGTAGTTTGGACACATCTCTGTATGTTAAAGGCACTGTCCGTGGTTGTAAGAAACATCCTGTTTTTCCCTCTTTCCCGGGATCAAATCAGTTTCAACTCGACAGAGGTCCAGGACaggtttagcctagcttagcacaaagcaaTGTGCTTTCTATGCTGTGAGAAgaatgtgtggatgaagcattaatCTACTCTTTCAGCAAACTAGTTAGCTAGAGGTTAACAATATCAGTTGCCGATGCTGCATGGCTCATGTGATCGATCAGAGACGTAAACAAGTTCCTCGTACTGGGCGGGTACCGActttaagtaaaaaaagtccCTCAAAACGCTCTTTCCTAGTTCCTGCAGTGCAAACATAATATATGTGCAtgtgagagtgatgtaatgttGATGTTTCTATACAGAGAAAGgtccactgttgcaccaaatgcttgctcttgggggaattgttgggtctctgtaaatgagTGTGGCAGTGGCGCTGGCAGCCATAATCCTGTTTGCACTCTGCATACATTTATTTCTATGAGACATTTATCTAAtgataacaatgtgtaaatgcACATAgtctgttctgctctctgctatgTTCAGTTATAGTTTCCTCGTTACTAATATACTTTATTTCACCCACAAGCCATCTATTAATCAGAATATTCATTGTTATGACTCTATCTGTAGATCAGAGGTAGGCCGTCAGGGCCAGCAAGGCCTTCTCTGCTGGCAATGAGatgattatatttttataattaaaggCCTATATATtcatttctaaaataaatgtacattttctTCACATAATGAGTAGCTTTTGGTGAGTTTAATGGATCTTTCTGCATTTCAGTGAAATGATTTTACTAGCTAATACTGCTTGCTTTAGTTGTTAAAGATTTGAGCAGTGTCAGTGGCTGTTGTGCCTTTGTCTGTGCGTGTTGACGTGTGTTAAGCCCCCGCTGCTTTCTTGGTATTAGTGGGGAGGCCTGTTGATCACtgattgtgttatttgtgtttttgattgctTTGTGCTCACCGTATGAGTAAATATGACCGGTTGTTGTgggtttgttttggtttctttggTAATTCCATTTATTTTGACTACATGTGATGCAGCATCATACTGTTTGAAAGTGATGCTTCAGTCAGCGTGTGTTCATGTCTCTGCAGTAGTGTATTAGGTGTCTCTAGGTGTTGAGCCTTGTGTTAAATCACGTTATTCCACACAGTAATGTCCTAGTGTCATGGTGAGGTTATTCAAAGGGGATTTAATTGCTGTAGGATAGTACTTGTCAAGTTATGTTTGGTTCACACTTCAGCTCTTTGCCCAAACTTTAAAAAGGCCTCTTCAAGGACTGACTGACGCAAGGGACAACTCAGATTTCTTGACTTCTCTTTTATTTAATTCCAGTTTCGTTTGTTTTAGATGGATTTTAATTTGTAGGTACAAGCAACAGAGAAATTATTAATAGCAGTAGAAGattgtagtagcagtagtagtagaagaTTGTAGTTAGTTAGTagcagtggcggatctagaacATTTTATATGGGGTGGCAAAGGGGGGGGAAGAGGTCTTGGCAGGGTGGCATGGGTAGAGGGTACGTGGGAATCCCTATATGTGAATGGCTTtaaccaaacaaacacaaaaatacttttaaatacttttaatacttttcagAGCCATATTCCTCAGCCACTAACTAAACCCAATTCTTCCTTTAAGAAGTCATTGTTTGATGGGTTTAAAGCTTGTATAGCCCTCATTATCTGGCTGCTAGAGTTTGAAAAGCGCCTGTCCACCTCACTGATCGTTGAGTCTATGATGGGAATGAATATACCTATTCTAAACATGGACATAGCCAATGCATATAAGTGACACTACATATTATCCTACATATTATGCTTGCAATTTATatggaagaagaataaaaacataccATATGGTCCAGGAGTAACTGCAGGactcttcctccctctcatcttcatctgcctcctcctgatcactctctgcctctgtccctctctctgaatctggagcctcctcttcatccctcaatGATTTTTTCCTCATCTCCTTCACTTAATtcctcttctcctgctctgaccctccgtggtctctccagtttactgccttctccttcATTTCCCTCATTCTCTTCCTCCTGTGTACTTCTTTGAATTTTCTTAGCAACAAAGCTGTCAATATCCCACCTTTAGCCTTCCTTTTCATGTTTAGGCTCCAGCTAATTTCTtcagctactctggcctgcaagTCGGTATGTGAAAAGCTCTGGTTattcttgtattacattacactgtagggccctgtagctaataagtataacaaatataaaatcagaaaatatttatcacatgcacacaacagttATGTTTAGGCTACTTAATCCTATTGTATTTGTTATTTCCCCAGTTGTAACCTGGGTTAATTTGTGCAGCCTTATTGCtgtgatatgtgagaggaagtggattttataggaCTGCTTagctaatcaaataaaaatgatcatCTCCCAACTGGCACCGTATTGTGTGTTGTAACGCAACGTCGGCGAAACGACCATCACTATCGTTATGGATACAAACacgattttatattttatattaagctGTTCTTGTCGTTACTAAAATCAAAACTAATCAAAGGGCAGAGTGCTCTTACAAATCACGAGTAGgcaatttgacttttggctaatGTAATAGACTCGCTGTTTTTGCTGATGCTGAATCGTCTTTAGCATACAATACATtcattacaaatgtaactttaagtTAAACatgtgtttaaacttcacctgggGAAACTGACTTCACCTTCAGAGGCTCGGGGGGGCAGCGCACTCTCTCCAGTCAGGTTGCAGGGCcaccgcagcagactcgctgtgtgTGAGCCAGACTGAGCGAAtcagggacgtagctaagtatttgagtGGCACGGggataataatacatttaaaattaaaaattaaattgttCACTTTTGGTGAATGTATTGTTTAGTTCACTGTTTTGAGAAGCTTGTGGACATAGTGGCGGGTTGGTTTTTCAAGTACAGTTtttggatcaccaaagttagaAGGGCAGCGGGGGGGACAAGGCTCTCACCTGCTCCCCCTTGccccccctgtagatccgcccctgagCGCACCacatttttctgtctgagcccgacagttaaaatctcatgttgttctcatactaatgacacatgtacgtgtgtttgtgtgaaagcttttattaagcagctGTAGGAAGGCTTTCAGacatgtcaacagatgaggtcaTCAGCTCACATgggcaggggcgtagcacaagacCCTGGGCCCTAGTCCTGATGGGCCCCCATGTTCCTCAACACCCCAAGCAACACACGGTTAGGGGGGCACCTGCCCCTCTGTccccccctgtagatccgcccctggttagtagtagtagtagtagtagtagtagtagtagtagtagtagaagattatagctagtagtagtagtagtaga
This region includes:
- the LOC120554975 gene encoding uncharacterized protein LOC120554975, whose protein sequence is MEERDGEMERLERQKEQLERTRPSSPECVINFKGEQPSTEKRIHQRPDSAEPEPSCVSFKSDRSKDHFFDFKHQQTSAEKKVDQESSEVPSGQSAQQHQTHLDSIFMLLEDNIFTYVKNELKKIQKLLSQDYPECSESQWEDEDEEHRSSREAFLKITLHFLRRMKQDELADPVGRLSDMSTDEVISSHGQGRSTRPWALVLMGPHVPQHPKQHTSQVISTCVDDDVARLTQDGLSEQLEGIVRPWDIGFWMFLGSLGGSAPLLQQ